One window of the Cryptomeria japonica chromosome 7, Sugi_1.0, whole genome shotgun sequence genome contains the following:
- the LOC131030026 gene encoding glutamate receptor 3.2 isoform X1, whose product MFPACRNCDVWRNAMRSLILFLLLFVELYDARPPEVRIGGVFDLQTYQGKQSNVAIQLAIQDVNNNPNILNGTILQFETTKIGSSALIDAENVLKMFRENVVSVVAPMTPQVCNFVSLLAESAQVLLITFAGSDPSMSIKHSAYSIQMIGRDAVQMKAVASLLSKFYWREVVVVFQDDELGLSGLLALHNALTGSAASIVQKFSFTVKSFNNSSWKEIQKRLEDDKTRSRVFILHTSYELAQKIFFETKGSGIMKRQGWAWIVTEWVAGSLDTADDTTMDSMQGVIGVRTNITDTPRFENISRRWKGKFMRLYPNVTHSENIGAVGTYAYDSVWVIAKAIEDLFRDNKLTELEFKSSGRSSTDAYVFQEGSALFQKAVNSSFEGISGNITFSKSGLLEIHSYDIVNVVHREIKVVGSWMKEELKLKEGVEIMWPDGSATPPSGFRKFIVGVPPNVVFPGFINIKNNNTKFEGFCIDVFKRAVEKLHCRFDYEFRVSEKTDKYPDYDDLVDQVANKTFDAVVADITILSDRSEKVDFTQPYTDTGLVIMVPIKNTKSSAWAFMKPFTLSMWLTALAFILLTAFLILLFERHENDAFTGETARQLEISLWFSFATIVFVQGEKIMTSLGKVILMVWLFVVLILNSSYTASLASYVTVQQLSPTIRDTQSLRASNTSIGHMDGSFVEKYLIDELRIDKNRLRAFTKATDYVESLRNGSIGAVVDETPYINMLVSENCGEFEIVSRPFYRGGFGFVFAKGSPVVPEMTSAVLNITQDKTELDSIRSGYFGSESCNDSGNDIGRLSPKNFWGLFVISTAIYCALLSAYLVSRFHKGGLKTVKVQPIPQENSVPAIQLVALDPNLLHSQSLNGINTASSSRGVRRAYTALPPLNVHHQQRTTRLHSLIL is encoded by the exons ATGTTTCCTGCGTGTAGGAATTGTGATGTCTGGAGAAATGCTATGAGATCCCTGATTTTATTCCTCCTCCTCTTTGTGGAATTGTATGATGCAAGGCCTCCAGAGGTGAGGATTGGGGGAGTCTTTGATTTGCAAACCTATCAAGGGAAGCAATCAAATGTGGCCATACAATTGGCCATTCAAGATGTTAACAACAATCCCAATATTCTTAATGGGACCATTCTTCAGTTTGAGACTACAAAGATAGGAAGCTCTGCTCTCATAGATGCGGAGAATG TGCTGAAAATGTTCAGAGAAAACGTGGTGTCTGTTGTAGCACCAATGACGCCACAAGTCTGCAACTTTGTGTCCTTGCTAGCTGAATCTGCGCAAGTGCTACTCATTACATTTGCTGGCAGTGATCCATCCATGTCCATCAAACATTCGGCATATTCAATTCAGATGATTGGCAGGGATGCGGTGCAAATGAAGGCAGTAGCTTCTTTGCTCAGCAAGttttattggagagaagtagtggtCGTATTCCAAGATGATGAATTGGGTCTCAGCGGCCTGCTGGCCTTACACAATGCACTCACAGGAAGTGCTGCCAGTATAGTCCAAAAGTTTTCTTTTACTGTCAAGTCTTTCAATAACTCCTCGTGGAAAGAAATTCAGAAGAGACTAGAAGACGACAAGACTAGGAGTCGTGTGTTTATTTTACATACCAGTTATGAATTGGCCCAGAAAATATTTTTTGAGACAAAAGGATCAGGCATTATGAAGAGACAGGGTTGGGCTTGGATTGTAACAGAGTGGGTAGCGGGTTCTTTGGATACAGCAGATGATACAACTATGGATTCAATGCAAGGAGTCATTGGGGTTCGTACAAACATTACAGACACTCCACGCTTCGAGAATATCAGCAGGAGATGGAAGGGGAAATTCATGAGGTTGTATCCAAATGTAACTCACTCTGAAAATATTGGCGCAGTTGGAACCTATGCTTATGATTCTGTCTGGGTGATTGCGAAAGCTATTGAGGATCTGTTCAGAGACAACAAACTTACTGAATTGGAATTTAAGTCTTCTGGGAGATCTTCGACAGATGCCTATGTTTTTCAGGAAGGAAGTGCCCTGTTTCAGAAAGCAGTTAACAGCAGTTTCGAGGGAATCAGTGGGAACATAACATTCAGCAAAAGtgggcttcttgaaattcattcaTATGACATCGTTAATGTAGTCCATAGGGAAATCAAAGTCGTCGGATCGTGGATGAAGGAAGAGCTCAAATTGAAAGAAGGGGTAGAGATTATGTGGCCAGATGGATCTGCAACACCACCTTCTGGTTTCAGAAAGTTTATAGTGGGGGTACCCCCAAATGTTGTGTTTCCTGGatttataaacattaaaaacaATAACACAAAGTTTGAAGGGTTCTGCATAGATGTATTTAAGAGAGCTGTGGAAAAGCTTCATTGTCGGTTTGACTATGAATTTCGGGTTTCTGAGAAGACTGATAAATATCCAGACTATGATGACCTCGTCGACCAGGTTGCAAATAAG ACATTTGATGCAGTTGTAGCTGATATCACAATACTCTCAGACCGCAGCGAAAAAGTAGATTTTACACAGCCATATACAGACACGGGGCTGGTAATTATGGTCCCCATTAAGAATACAAAGTCTTCTGCTTGGGCCTTCATGAAACCCTTTACATTATCCATGTGGTTGACAGCATTGGCGTTTATTCTTCTTACTGCTTTTCTTATTTTGCTATTCGAACGGCATGAGAATGATGCTTTCACAGGAGAAACTGCTAGGCAATTGGAGATATCTCTCTG GTTTTCATTTGCAACAATTGTATTTGTTCAGG GAGAGAAGATTATGACATCTCTTGGTAAAGTAATTTTGATGGTCTGGCTGTTCGTAGTGCTGATACTAAATTCAAGCTATACAGCTAGCCTTGCATCCTATGTCACTGTTCAGCAGCTGTCTCCAACAATACGAGATACACAGTCTCTGAGAGCAAGCAACACCTCCATAGGCCATATGGATGGCTCCTTTGTTGAAAAATACCTAATAGACGAACTAAGAATTGATAAGAACAGATTAAGAGCTTTTACCAAGGCAACAGACTATGTTGAGTCTCTCAGAAATGGATCTATTGGTGCTGTTGTTGATGAGACTCCATACATTAACATGCTCGTGTCAGAAAATTGTGGCGAGTTTGAGATTGTAAGTCGGCCATTCTACAGGGGAGGATTTGGATTT GTATTTGCCAAAGGGTCTCCAGTGGTTCCAGAGATGACATCTGCAGTCCTGAATATTACTCAGGACAAAACAGAGCTGGACTCAATTCGAAGCGGCTACTTTGGTTCAGAATCCTGCAATGATAGTGGTAATGATATTGGGAGACTGAGCCCAAAGAACTTTTGGGGTTTATTTGTTATCTCCACAGCTATATATTGTGCATTACTATCTGCCTATTTGGTTAGTAGGTTTCATAAAGGAGGACTAAAGACGGTGAAAGTCCAGCCCATTCCTCAGGAGAACTCTGTGCCTGCAATACAATTAGTAGCTCTAGATCCAAATCTATTGCATTCACAAAGTCTTAACGGTATTAACACGGCTTCATCTTCTCGTGGTGTGCGGAGGGCTTACACAGCTTTACCTCCCCTTAACGTACACCATCAACAAAGGACGACAAGACTTCACAGCTTAATTTTATGA
- the LOC131030026 gene encoding glutamate receptor 3.2 isoform X3 has product MRSLILFLLLFVELYDARPPEVRIGGVFDLQTYQGKQSNVAIQLAIQDVNNNPNILNGTILQFETTKIGSSALIDAENVLKMFRENVVSVVAPMTPQVCNFVSLLAESAQVLLITFAGSDPSMSIKHSAYSIQMIGRDAVQMKAVASLLSKFYWREVVVVFQDDELGLSGLLALHNALTGSAASIVQKFSFTVKSFNNSSWKEIQKRLEDDKTRSRVFILHTSYELAQKIFFETKGSGIMKRQGWAWIVTEWVAGSLDTADDTTMDSMQGVIGVRTNITDTPRFENISRRWKGKFMRLYPNVTHSENIGAVGTYAYDSVWVIAKAIEDLFRDNKLTELEFKSSGRSSTDAYVFQEGSALFQKAVNSSFEGISGNITFSKSGLLEIHSYDIVNVVHREIKVVGSWMKEELKLKEGVEIMWPDGSATPPSGFRKFIVGVPPNVVFPGFINIKNNNTKFEGFCIDVFKRAVEKLHCRFDYEFRVSEKTDKYPDYDDLVDQVANKTFDAVVADITILSDRSEKVDFTQPYTDTGLVIMVPIKNTKSSAWAFMKPFTLSMWLTALAFILLTAFLILLFERHENDAFTGETARQLEISLWFSFATIVFVQGEKIMTSLGKVILMVWLFVVLILNSSYTASLASYVTVQQLSPTIRDTQSLRASNTSIGHMDGSFVEKYLIDELRIDKNRLRAFTKATDYVESLRNGSIGAVVDETPYINMLVSENCGEFEIVSRPFYRGGFGFVFAKGSPVVPEMTSAVLNITQDKTELDSIRSGYFGSESCNDSGNDIGRLSPKNFWGLFVISTAIYCALLSAYLVSRFHKGGLKTVKVQPIPQENSVPAIQLVALDPNLLHSQSLNGINTASSSRGVRRAYTALPPLNVHHQQRTTRLHSLIL; this is encoded by the exons ATGAGATCCCTGATTTTATTCCTCCTCCTCTTTGTGGAATTGTATGATGCAAGGCCTCCAGAGGTGAGGATTGGGGGAGTCTTTGATTTGCAAACCTATCAAGGGAAGCAATCAAATGTGGCCATACAATTGGCCATTCAAGATGTTAACAACAATCCCAATATTCTTAATGGGACCATTCTTCAGTTTGAGACTACAAAGATAGGAAGCTCTGCTCTCATAGATGCGGAGAATG TGCTGAAAATGTTCAGAGAAAACGTGGTGTCTGTTGTAGCACCAATGACGCCACAAGTCTGCAACTTTGTGTCCTTGCTAGCTGAATCTGCGCAAGTGCTACTCATTACATTTGCTGGCAGTGATCCATCCATGTCCATCAAACATTCGGCATATTCAATTCAGATGATTGGCAGGGATGCGGTGCAAATGAAGGCAGTAGCTTCTTTGCTCAGCAAGttttattggagagaagtagtggtCGTATTCCAAGATGATGAATTGGGTCTCAGCGGCCTGCTGGCCTTACACAATGCACTCACAGGAAGTGCTGCCAGTATAGTCCAAAAGTTTTCTTTTACTGTCAAGTCTTTCAATAACTCCTCGTGGAAAGAAATTCAGAAGAGACTAGAAGACGACAAGACTAGGAGTCGTGTGTTTATTTTACATACCAGTTATGAATTGGCCCAGAAAATATTTTTTGAGACAAAAGGATCAGGCATTATGAAGAGACAGGGTTGGGCTTGGATTGTAACAGAGTGGGTAGCGGGTTCTTTGGATACAGCAGATGATACAACTATGGATTCAATGCAAGGAGTCATTGGGGTTCGTACAAACATTACAGACACTCCACGCTTCGAGAATATCAGCAGGAGATGGAAGGGGAAATTCATGAGGTTGTATCCAAATGTAACTCACTCTGAAAATATTGGCGCAGTTGGAACCTATGCTTATGATTCTGTCTGGGTGATTGCGAAAGCTATTGAGGATCTGTTCAGAGACAACAAACTTACTGAATTGGAATTTAAGTCTTCTGGGAGATCTTCGACAGATGCCTATGTTTTTCAGGAAGGAAGTGCCCTGTTTCAGAAAGCAGTTAACAGCAGTTTCGAGGGAATCAGTGGGAACATAACATTCAGCAAAAGtgggcttcttgaaattcattcaTATGACATCGTTAATGTAGTCCATAGGGAAATCAAAGTCGTCGGATCGTGGATGAAGGAAGAGCTCAAATTGAAAGAAGGGGTAGAGATTATGTGGCCAGATGGATCTGCAACACCACCTTCTGGTTTCAGAAAGTTTATAGTGGGGGTACCCCCAAATGTTGTGTTTCCTGGatttataaacattaaaaacaATAACACAAAGTTTGAAGGGTTCTGCATAGATGTATTTAAGAGAGCTGTGGAAAAGCTTCATTGTCGGTTTGACTATGAATTTCGGGTTTCTGAGAAGACTGATAAATATCCAGACTATGATGACCTCGTCGACCAGGTTGCAAATAAG ACATTTGATGCAGTTGTAGCTGATATCACAATACTCTCAGACCGCAGCGAAAAAGTAGATTTTACACAGCCATATACAGACACGGGGCTGGTAATTATGGTCCCCATTAAGAATACAAAGTCTTCTGCTTGGGCCTTCATGAAACCCTTTACATTATCCATGTGGTTGACAGCATTGGCGTTTATTCTTCTTACTGCTTTTCTTATTTTGCTATTCGAACGGCATGAGAATGATGCTTTCACAGGAGAAACTGCTAGGCAATTGGAGATATCTCTCTG GTTTTCATTTGCAACAATTGTATTTGTTCAGG GAGAGAAGATTATGACATCTCTTGGTAAAGTAATTTTGATGGTCTGGCTGTTCGTAGTGCTGATACTAAATTCAAGCTATACAGCTAGCCTTGCATCCTATGTCACTGTTCAGCAGCTGTCTCCAACAATACGAGATACACAGTCTCTGAGAGCAAGCAACACCTCCATAGGCCATATGGATGGCTCCTTTGTTGAAAAATACCTAATAGACGAACTAAGAATTGATAAGAACAGATTAAGAGCTTTTACCAAGGCAACAGACTATGTTGAGTCTCTCAGAAATGGATCTATTGGTGCTGTTGTTGATGAGACTCCATACATTAACATGCTCGTGTCAGAAAATTGTGGCGAGTTTGAGATTGTAAGTCGGCCATTCTACAGGGGAGGATTTGGATTT GTATTTGCCAAAGGGTCTCCAGTGGTTCCAGAGATGACATCTGCAGTCCTGAATATTACTCAGGACAAAACAGAGCTGGACTCAATTCGAAGCGGCTACTTTGGTTCAGAATCCTGCAATGATAGTGGTAATGATATTGGGAGACTGAGCCCAAAGAACTTTTGGGGTTTATTTGTTATCTCCACAGCTATATATTGTGCATTACTATCTGCCTATTTGGTTAGTAGGTTTCATAAAGGAGGACTAAAGACGGTGAAAGTCCAGCCCATTCCTCAGGAGAACTCTGTGCCTGCAATACAATTAGTAGCTCTAGATCCAAATCTATTGCATTCACAAAGTCTTAACGGTATTAACACGGCTTCATCTTCTCGTGGTGTGCGGAGGGCTTACACAGCTTTACCTCCCCTTAACGTACACCATCAACAAAGGACGACAAGACTTCACAGCTTAATTTTATGA
- the LOC131030026 gene encoding glutamate receptor 3.2 isoform X4 — protein sequence MFRENVVSVVAPMTPQVCNFVSLLAESAQVLLITFAGSDPSMSIKHSAYSIQMIGRDAVQMKAVASLLSKFYWREVVVVFQDDELGLSGLLALHNALTGSAASIVQKFSFTVKSFNNSSWKEIQKRLEDDKTRSRVFILHTSYELAQKIFFETKGSGIMKRQGWAWIVTEWVAGSLDTADDTTMDSMQGVIGVRTNITDTPRFENISRRWKGKFMRLYPNVTHSENIGAVGTYAYDSVWVIAKAIEDLFRDNKLTELEFKSSGRSSTDAYVFQEGSALFQKAVNSSFEGISGNITFSKSGLLEIHSYDIVNVVHREIKVVGSWMKEELKLKEGVEIMWPDGSATPPSGFRKFIVGVPPNVVFPGFINIKNNNTKFEGFCIDVFKRAVEKLHCRFDYEFRVSEKTDKYPDYDDLVDQVANKTFDAVVADITILSDRSEKVDFTQPYTDTGLVIMVPIKNTKSSAWAFMKPFTLSMWLTALAFILLTAFLILLFERHENDAFTGETARQLEISLWFSFATIVFVQGEKIMTSLGKVILMVWLFVVLILNSSYTASLASYVTVQQLSPTIRDTQSLRASNTSIGHMDGSFVEKYLIDELRIDKNRLRAFTKATDYVESLRNGSIGAVVDETPYINMLVSENCGEFEIVSRPFYRGGFGFVFAKGSPVVPEMTSAVLNITQDKTELDSIRSGYFGSESCNDSGNDIGRLSPKNFWGLFVISTAIYCALLSAYLVSRFHKGGLKTVKVQPIPQENSVPAIQLVALDPNLLHSQSLNGINTASSSRGVRRAYTALPPLNVHHQQRTTRLHSLIL from the exons ATGTTCAGAGAAAACGTGGTGTCTGTTGTAGCACCAATGACGCCACAAGTCTGCAACTTTGTGTCCTTGCTAGCTGAATCTGCGCAAGTGCTACTCATTACATTTGCTGGCAGTGATCCATCCATGTCCATCAAACATTCGGCATATTCAATTCAGATGATTGGCAGGGATGCGGTGCAAATGAAGGCAGTAGCTTCTTTGCTCAGCAAGttttattggagagaagtagtggtCGTATTCCAAGATGATGAATTGGGTCTCAGCGGCCTGCTGGCCTTACACAATGCACTCACAGGAAGTGCTGCCAGTATAGTCCAAAAGTTTTCTTTTACTGTCAAGTCTTTCAATAACTCCTCGTGGAAAGAAATTCAGAAGAGACTAGAAGACGACAAGACTAGGAGTCGTGTGTTTATTTTACATACCAGTTATGAATTGGCCCAGAAAATATTTTTTGAGACAAAAGGATCAGGCATTATGAAGAGACAGGGTTGGGCTTGGATTGTAACAGAGTGGGTAGCGGGTTCTTTGGATACAGCAGATGATACAACTATGGATTCAATGCAAGGAGTCATTGGGGTTCGTACAAACATTACAGACACTCCACGCTTCGAGAATATCAGCAGGAGATGGAAGGGGAAATTCATGAGGTTGTATCCAAATGTAACTCACTCTGAAAATATTGGCGCAGTTGGAACCTATGCTTATGATTCTGTCTGGGTGATTGCGAAAGCTATTGAGGATCTGTTCAGAGACAACAAACTTACTGAATTGGAATTTAAGTCTTCTGGGAGATCTTCGACAGATGCCTATGTTTTTCAGGAAGGAAGTGCCCTGTTTCAGAAAGCAGTTAACAGCAGTTTCGAGGGAATCAGTGGGAACATAACATTCAGCAAAAGtgggcttcttgaaattcattcaTATGACATCGTTAATGTAGTCCATAGGGAAATCAAAGTCGTCGGATCGTGGATGAAGGAAGAGCTCAAATTGAAAGAAGGGGTAGAGATTATGTGGCCAGATGGATCTGCAACACCACCTTCTGGTTTCAGAAAGTTTATAGTGGGGGTACCCCCAAATGTTGTGTTTCCTGGatttataaacattaaaaacaATAACACAAAGTTTGAAGGGTTCTGCATAGATGTATTTAAGAGAGCTGTGGAAAAGCTTCATTGTCGGTTTGACTATGAATTTCGGGTTTCTGAGAAGACTGATAAATATCCAGACTATGATGACCTCGTCGACCAGGTTGCAAATAAG ACATTTGATGCAGTTGTAGCTGATATCACAATACTCTCAGACCGCAGCGAAAAAGTAGATTTTACACAGCCATATACAGACACGGGGCTGGTAATTATGGTCCCCATTAAGAATACAAAGTCTTCTGCTTGGGCCTTCATGAAACCCTTTACATTATCCATGTGGTTGACAGCATTGGCGTTTATTCTTCTTACTGCTTTTCTTATTTTGCTATTCGAACGGCATGAGAATGATGCTTTCACAGGAGAAACTGCTAGGCAATTGGAGATATCTCTCTG GTTTTCATTTGCAACAATTGTATTTGTTCAGG GAGAGAAGATTATGACATCTCTTGGTAAAGTAATTTTGATGGTCTGGCTGTTCGTAGTGCTGATACTAAATTCAAGCTATACAGCTAGCCTTGCATCCTATGTCACTGTTCAGCAGCTGTCTCCAACAATACGAGATACACAGTCTCTGAGAGCAAGCAACACCTCCATAGGCCATATGGATGGCTCCTTTGTTGAAAAATACCTAATAGACGAACTAAGAATTGATAAGAACAGATTAAGAGCTTTTACCAAGGCAACAGACTATGTTGAGTCTCTCAGAAATGGATCTATTGGTGCTGTTGTTGATGAGACTCCATACATTAACATGCTCGTGTCAGAAAATTGTGGCGAGTTTGAGATTGTAAGTCGGCCATTCTACAGGGGAGGATTTGGATTT GTATTTGCCAAAGGGTCTCCAGTGGTTCCAGAGATGACATCTGCAGTCCTGAATATTACTCAGGACAAAACAGAGCTGGACTCAATTCGAAGCGGCTACTTTGGTTCAGAATCCTGCAATGATAGTGGTAATGATATTGGGAGACTGAGCCCAAAGAACTTTTGGGGTTTATTTGTTATCTCCACAGCTATATATTGTGCATTACTATCTGCCTATTTGGTTAGTAGGTTTCATAAAGGAGGACTAAAGACGGTGAAAGTCCAGCCCATTCCTCAGGAGAACTCTGTGCCTGCAATACAATTAGTAGCTCTAGATCCAAATCTATTGCATTCACAAAGTCTTAACGGTATTAACACGGCTTCATCTTCTCGTGGTGTGCGGAGGGCTTACACAGCTTTACCTCCCCTTAACGTACACCATCAACAAAGGACGACAAGACTTCACAGCTTAATTTTATGA
- the LOC131855905 gene encoding glutamate receptor 3.1-like, with protein MTSLGKLILTVWLFVVLILNSSYTASLASYLTGQQLSPTIQDIESLRASNYPIGHLDGSFVRHYLIYELRIDESRLVSLSKAENYVDFLRNGTIGAVVDETPYIYMLMSEHCGEFKIVSRQFYRGGFGFLFAKGSSVVPEMTSAVLNITQNKTEWDTIRSRWFGPYSPSSHSCNDEGGNISQVQGGSNNGQLSPRSFWGLFVLSTAMYCALVSAYFGNKFCKGRLIRPKVVNVQPAPEMRPLPTIQLEALNSNISRSQRHTDTNTASSSHSVNHHRMANTTSAFHSVQRSYTASGSHSAHHQQRKRSHSA; from the exons ATGACATCTCTTGGTAAATTAATTTTGACGGTCTGGCTGTTTGTAGTGTTGATCTTAAATTCAAGCTATACAGCTAGCCTTGCATCCTATCTCACTGGTCAGCAACTGTCCCCAACAATACAAGATATAGAATCTCTGCGAGCAAGCAATTACCCCATAGGCCATCTGGATGGCTCATTTGTTAGACATTACCTTATCTATGAGCTAAGAATTGATGAGAGCAGATTGGTATCTCTTTCCAAGGCGGAAAACTATGTTGATTTTCTCAGAAATGGAACAATTGGTGCTGTTGTTGATGAGACTCCATACATTTACATGCTCATGTCAGAGCATTGTGGTGAATTTAAGATTGTGAGCCGGCAGTTCTACAGGGGAGGATTTGGATTT TTATTTGCCAAAGGGTCTTCAGTGGTTCCAGAAATGACATCTGCAGTACTAAATATTACGCAGAACAAAACAGAGTGGGACACAATTCGCAGCCGGTGGTTTGGTCCATATTCTCCTTCATCACATTCCTGCAATGATGAAGGCGGTAATATTTCTCAAGTACAGGGTGGTAGTAACAATGGGCAATTAAGTCCAAGGAGTTTTTGGGGTTTGTTCGTACTCTCAACAGCTATGTATTGTGCATTAGTATCCGCCTATTTTGGAAATAAGTTCTGTAAAGGTAGACTAATTAGGCCGAAGGTGGTAAATGTTCAGCCCGCGCCTGAGATGAGACCTTTGCCTACAATTCAATTAGAAGCTCTAAATTCAAATATATCTCGTTCACAACGTCATACTGATACTAACACAGCTTCATCTTCACATAGTGTGAACCATCATCGAATGGCTAACACAACTTCAGCTTTTCATAGTGTGCAGAGGAGTTACACGGCTTCAGGTTCTCATAGTGCGCATCATCAACAAAGGAAAAGATCTCACTCAGCTTAA